Part of the Azospirillum formosense genome is shown below.
CTTGGCCTCCAGCCGGTCGGGCTGGGCGCGGGCGGAGAGCAGCCGGTTGGCGAGCGCCGCGTCCGTGTCGGACAGCCGGGCGAGGAAGGCGCGGTCGAGCCGGGCCAGCCCGTCCTGCCCGTAAAGCTCGTGGAACGACAGGCCGAAGCCGAGGGTGAGGTCCGCCATCGCCGCCCCGCATCCGAAGCCGTTGGTAAGACTGATATTTGTAACACCCGCGGCCCACCGGCTTCACCCGAAACCCGTGCCCCTCGCCGCGGGGTAACCCGTGTCCGTTTGACGCAGCCGCTGCCGCACCCCACATGAGCCGGAAGCCCCTACCCCGCCGGAACTTTTCCGCATCATCCGGAGCCGCCCGTCCGTGACCGACATCACCGCCCCCGCCCTCGCCGGGAAAGACGTCCGCGACCCCGCCTCCACTCGTCCCATCGCCTATTGGCTTCTCGTCTGCTGTGGGATGGTCTTCGCCATGGCGGTGATCGGCGCCATCACGCGCCTGACCGAATCCGGCCTGTCGATGGTGGAGTGGAAGCCGCTGATCGGCATCCTGCCGCCCTTGTCGGAAGCGGAATGGAACCGCGTCTTCGGCCTCTACCAGACAACGCCGGAGTTCCGCATCTACAACTCGGCGATGGATCTGGCGGCCTTCAAGCAGATCTTCTGGTGGGAGTGGTTCCACCGCTTCTGGGGCCAGCTGATCGGCTTCGTCTTCCTGATCCCCTTCCTGCGCTTCTGGGTCAACGGGCGGATTCCCGCCGCCCTGTGGCCGAAACTGGCCGGGCTGTTCCTGCTCGGCGGGCTCCAGGGGGTGATCGGCTGGTACATGGTCAAGAGCGGGCTGGTCGACCGGCCCGACGTCAGCCACTACCGGCTGGCGCTGCATCTCGGCACGGCGATCCTGATCTACGGGCTGCTGCTGCGCACCGCGCTGGGGATTCTCGACCCGCTGCCGCTGGCCGGCTGGGCGACCGAGTCGGGCCGGCTGCGCAAACACGCGCGCTGGGCCCTGGGGCTGACCGGCGTCACCATCGTCTGGGGCGCCTTCGTCGCCGGGACGGACGCCGGGCTGGCCTACAACACCTTCCCGCTGATGGCCGGCCACGTCATCCCGCCGGAGGTCGCCAACCTGACGCCCTGGTGGATCAACCTTTTCGAGAACACAGCGGCCATCCAGTTGACGCACCGGGCGCTGGCGCTGCTGACCGGGCTGGTGGTCTTGGGGCTCGCCCTGCGGGTGTGGGTGGCCCGCCTGCCGGGCCGCGCCGGGCGGGTGGCGCTGCTGACCGCGGCGATGGTGCTGGTGCAGATCGGGCTGGGCATCGCCACGCTGCTGAGCTTTGTGTGGATCCCACTGGGCGCCGCCCATCAGGCGGGGGCGATCCTGCTGGTGTCCGGGCTGGTCTGGCTGCTCCACGAGCTGCGCCCGGTGCGCGTTCCGAAGCGCTGACGCTATGAAAAACCCCTCTCCCGCCCCGGGAGAGGGTGGCCCGAAGGGCCGGGTGAGGGTCATGCGAGGATCAAGAACCGATCCTTGCCGGCACCCTCACCCTTCCCACGCCTGCGGCGCGGGTCCCTTCCCTCTCCCGGGACGGGAGAGGGAACGCCAGCGGCCTCAATCGTGCTTGCGGATGAACTCCCGCACCGCCGGCATGATGCTCTCGCGCCAGCGCCGGCCGTTGAAGATGCCGTAATGGCCGACGCCCTTCTGGAAATGGCGGGCGCGCATCTCGTCGGGCAGCGAGGCGCAGAGGCGGTGCGCCGACTCGGTCTGGCCGGGGGCGGAGATGTCGTCCAGCTCGCCCTCCACCGTCATCACGGCGGTGCGGCGGATCGCCGCCGGCTCCACCTTGCGCCCGCGCGACTCCATGGTGCCGTTGGCGAGCGAATGCTTCTGGAACACCGTCTCGATGGTCTGCAGGTAGAATTCCGCCGACAGGTCCATGACCGACAGATACTCGTCGTAGAAGCGGCGGTGCTGCTCCGCGGAGTCGCCGTCGCCGCGGACGAGGTGGCGGAACAGGCCGACATGCTCCCCGATGTGGCGGTCCAGATTCATCGACATGAAGCCGGAGAGCTGGATGAAGCCCGGATAGACCTGCCGGAAGCCGCCCGGATAATAGGCCGGGACGGTGGTGATGACGTTGCGTTCGAACCAGGACAGCGGGTGGGTCGCCGCCAGCTTCACCGGCACGGTCGGGTTGGCCATCGGGTCGATGGGGCCGCCCATCAGCGTCATAGAGCGCGGCTGCACCGCCTCGTCCCCCGCCGCCATCAGCGACACCGCGGCCAGCACCGGCACCGCCGGCTGGCACACCGCGATGACGTGGGTCTGCGGCCCGAGGAAGCGGATCAGCTCCGTCACCGTGTCGATGTAGTCGTCGAGGTCGAACCGCCCGCGCGCCAGCGGCACCAGCCGGGCATCGATCCAGTCGGTGACGAAGACGTCGTGGTCGGCCAGCAGCGCGGCCACCGTGCCGCGCAGCAGCGTCGCGTGGTGGCCCGACATCGGGGCGACCAGCAGGACGCGCGGCTGCGCCGGGGTGCCCTCGGGCTTGGCGAAATGCAGCAGGTTGCAGAAGGGCTTGCGGTGGGCGACGCGCTCGGTCACCGCCACCGTCTCGCCGTTCACCACCGTGGTCTTCAGGCCGAACTCCGGCTTGGGGAAGCGGCGGGTGGTGCGCTCCAGCAATTCCGCGCCGGCGGCCATGGCGCGACCGACGCGGGTGTAGGACACCGGGCTGAAGGGGTTCTGGAAGGTGTGCTGGGTCGCTTCGGCCAGGAGGCGCATCGGGCGCAGGGCGGCGTGCTGCAGATCGTAGAGATGGTAGAGCAACGGGTCCTCGCTTCGGCGGTTGTTCCCACGCCCGGTCGGCTGGGTGCGGTCATTGGTCGTATGACCAACCAACAGATTGGCCAGTCCTTATCCGAAAGGTCAATAGCCGACCCCCGTTCTCGGGCAAAAAACTTACAAGAGAAACAGTCAGCGACACGAAACAGACCGCGCAACGCTGCACTGCAAAGGAGGCAAGGCAGGAGGATCAAGCCCAAAGAAAAAGGCGCGCCCGCGGAACCGCGCACGCGCCTTGCAGCAAACAGGGGCTTGGCATACCCGAGAGGGAAGATCGGCTATGGCACCGCCACGGTGGCGCGCACCGGCAGATGGTCGGACGCGCGGCGCGTCAGCACCGTGCGCACCACCTCGTAGGACGGGATGGTCAGCCCGTTGTTCACGTAGATGCGGTCGAGCCGCAGCGTGGGCATCCGCGCGTGGAAGCTGCGCGGGCTGGCCCAGTCGGGGAAGGCCTCGGCCAGCTTGCGCAGCCGGGGGGAGTTCGGCGCCCATTCGTTGAGGTCGCCCATGAACAGGGTCGGCAGGGCCGGCTGCTCCTCCAGCCGATCGACGATGGCGCCGACCTGCCGCGCCCGCTCCCACGGGTCGAGCCCGAGATGGGCGACGATGATGCGCACCGGCCGCCCCTCCACCTCGACGATCACGTCGATCCCGCCGCGCGGCTCCCGCCGGCCGACGCTGAGGTCGATGGGCTCGCATTTCAGGACCGGCAGCCGGGTCAGGATCGCGTTGCCGTAATGGGCGTGGGCGTTGTGCTTGGTCGGGCCGGCGTGGGCCTTCAGGCCGGTGGCGCGTTCCAGGAAGGCGAACTGGTCCAGCCCGGATTCGCCGCGGTGATGCCAGCCGACCTCCTGGAGCCCGACCAGATCGACGTCCAGCTCCTTGATGACCTCGGCGATGCGGTCCGGCGCGAAGCGCGCGTCCAGCCCGACGCAGCTGTGAATGTTCCAGGTCGCCACGCGCAGCGGCGCCATGCCCTCCGGCACCGGGCCGCTGCGGCTGTCGACACGGCGCTTGGGGCGGCGGACGCGGGCGGCGCGCAGCGCGGAGGCGATCCGCTGCACACGCTCTCGGCTGAATCGGATCACCGCTGTTGGTCTCCCTTCGCTGCTTCTCCAGTGGCCGGCCCGGCGGTCGGCCGTCGCGCCGCCAGGGCCCGCACCAGCCGGTTGCCGGCCCAGCCGAGCCCCAGCGCCGTCACCGCCGCCAGCCCCAGAAGAACCATGTCGGTGGGCGTCGGTTCCGTCAACACACGCTCAAGCTGGTGCCCGAGCAGGTTGAAGACAAGAATTCCCGGCGCCATCCCCAGGATCGTCCCGAACAGATAGTCGGCAAACCGGATGCGGGAAGCCCCGGCGACGAGGTTCACCACGGTGAAGGGCGCCACCGGCACCACCCGCAGCGCCGCCATGGCCAGCACGCCGCGCTCGCCCAGCGCGCCGCTGGCCCGCCGCACCACGGCGCCGCCGTAGCGCTCGATGGGGCGCCGGCCGGTGAGCCGCCCCACCCAGAACAGCGCCGCGGCGGAGGCCAGCACGCCGGCCAGCGCGGTCGGGAAGCCCATCCACGGCCCCAGCGCGATGGCGGTCGCCGCGATCAGCAGCAGCACCGGAAACAGCACGAAGCCCCCGGCCACATAGAGCAGGATCAGCCACAGCGGCCCGAAGGCCGACTCGCGCAGGCGCTCGAACGCCTCCAGCACGGTGTCCAGCGTCGCCCAGTCGCGCAGCGGCGTGTGGTTCCACAGACCCCAGACCCCGCCGACCACCGCCAGGATGACGCCCAGCGCCAGCCAGTGGTGGCGCCGCGGGATGCGCGACGGCAGGACGCGCCACACGATGTCCGCAGCACTCACCGGGCGTTCCGGGTCGAAGAGCATGGAGTCGGCGACGGCGGCGGCCAGCAGGCCGGGGTCGGCGTCCTCCAGCAACTCCAGCGTCCGCCCGCCGGGCCGGCTCAGCGCCTCCACCGTGCGGATGAGCGAGCCGGAGCGGCGCAATTCCGCCGCCACGCTGTCCGGCGCCACTCCCAGATGCTCGGCGATCAGGTCGTCGCGCACCCCGGCGATGGCCAGCCGGGCCTCGCGCCCTTCCGCCTTCCCCTGCGGCGCCTCCAGCGCCAGATCGCATTCGGTGTCCAGCCCCATCGACCGGTTGTTCAGGTTGGCCGAGCCGATGCGCAGGAGCCGGTCGTCCACCACCATCACCTTGGCGTGGATGGTGATGCCGACGCTGCCGGTCTTCGCGCTCTCCGTCCTGGCGACGTAGAAGCGGAAGCGCCCGTGCCGGTCGGCCTCGCGCAGCTCCTTCACCAGCCGGGCGCGGGCGCCGAGCATCACGGTGTTCTCCAGCCAGCTCGACGTGCGGGCGGAGTTGACGACCACCACCTCCGGCCCGTCCGGCTCGGCCAGCCGCGCCTTCAGCGCCTCGGCCACGGCGACCGAGGCGAAATACTGGCTCTCCAAGTAGATGAAGCGCTCGGCCGCGGCGATGGCGGCGGTGTAGAGCGCCTCGACCTCCCGCACCTCGGCGCGCCCGTTGTAGCCGGGTTCGGTGCGGGCGATGCCGACGGGCATGTTCCTGAGCAGCGGGACGAGCTGCTGCGGCCAGGGGTCGGGGCTGTCCGGCCCGGCCCGGCGCGCCTTCAGCCGCAGCCGCCGGGGGCGCTTGCCGTCGGCAAGGCCGCCGCCCCCGCCGGGAATGTCCATGGCGGGCGGCGACAGCACGCAGCCGGTGGCGCGGCGCCAGCGCTCGCGGAACAGGTCGCCCAGCGCGCGGGCGGCGTCGCCGTCCACCGCCATCATCAGGTCGTGGAAGGGCTCGTAGGGGGTGCCGTCCGGCTGGCGGCGCAGCGGCTCGTCGGCGCGGTGGGCGCGGGTGTCCCAGCGGTTGGCGGTGATGTCCAGGCCGCCGCAGAAGGCCAGCCGGTCGTCGATCACCAGCATCTTCTGATGGTGGCAGGCCCCGGCGGGGTGGTCGCCGTCCAGCCGGTACTGGAGCCGCGGATGGCTGAGCCAGCCGCGCAGGAACAGCGGCTGCGACCAGCGGGCGAGGTCGAACAGCTCCGCGAAGTCCCACTTCAGCACATGGATGGTCAGGTCCGGGCGGGTCGCGGCCAGCCAGTTCAGCAGGTTGCCCAGCTTGTCGGGGCGGCGCGGGTGGCGGGCCTGCGGGGTCAGCCGGATGCGCGCGTCGAAGTCCCAGGCGGTCAGGTAGATGCTGCGCCGCGCCTGCCGCATCGCCGCCTTGGCGAGCGCGAAGTAATCCTCGGCATCGACGATGACGCCGACCCGCTCCGCCCGCTCCACCCGCCAGCAGGTGCTGCCGGGCACCAGCAGCGGGTCCGCGGCCGCGCGGGAAAGCGCCTGGGTGAGCGTCGGGTCCGGCGGCGTGGGAAGGGACGGCTGGTCGGGCATGGGACGCGGCTGGACCGGGATTCCTGCGGGGGTCGGCATCGGGGTTTCACATATGGTGCGTCCGGGACGGGCTGCGACCGGCCAGGAAGGCGGATGCCCGAACAACACCGCAGCCGCCCAACCCTCCCCGCCCCCCGCCGAGAGGCGAAATTCCATTGCCCGACCGGCCGGGACCTGGGTACCGTCAGGAGGACTCCATTCGTGTCCGCCCCGCTCCCGTGCCCCATTCGTCATGACCCGCCTGTTGTGAGCCGCTTGTCCGCCTCCCGATTGACTCCGGTCGTCACGGCCGCCCGCTCCCGGCGGGGCCGATGCTGAGCCTCGCCCTGCGCCGGGTGCTCGCGGTGGTGCCGGCCCTGCTGGGCCTCGCGCTCGCCGCCGGCGTGGTGGCGGCGCTGGCCGGACCCGGCTGGGCGTCGGCGCTGGGCGCCGTGCTGGCCGCCCTGCCGGCGACGCTGGCGCTGGTCCTGCCGGCGCTGGCGCTGGGAACCGTGCTCGGCGCCCTGCTCGGCGTCATGGGTGGTGCGGGGGGTGCTGTCCTGGGCGGCCTGGGGCCGGCCATGCCGGGATTCCTGCTCGCCGCGGTCTTCGCCGCCACAGCCGCGACGGCGCCGGTCCTGCTGGCCCTCGCCGCCCTCGCCCTGCCCGCCGCCGCCCAGGCCGCGGCGCTCGCCGGCCGGGCGCGGGCCGGCGCGGAGGACACGGTTCTGCTGGCGGCGCGGGGGCGCGGGGTCGACGGCCCCGCCCTGCTGTGGCGGCTCGCCCTGCCGCTGGGTCTGTCGGCGGCGGCGGGCGGCCTGCGCAGCGCCGTGGCCGGAACGGTGACCGGCGCCGTGGCGGTGGAGAGCCTGTCCGGGACCGGCCTCTCCGGCGCCGGGCGGCTGTTCGTCGAGGCGGCGCTGGCCGGGGACACCGGCATGGCCGTCGCGGCGCTCGCCGGGCTGTTCGCCCTCGCCCTGCTGCTGAACGCCCTCGGCGGCGCGCTGCATGGCCGGCTCGACCCGCGCGCCCGGATGGCCTGATGCACGGACCCGCCGGCACCGAGTCCCGCACCGACCCGCACTGGCGCGACGGCCCCTGGCAGAAGGCCGGGCAGCGGCTGACCGCGCACCGGCCCGCCGCCGTGGGTCTGGCCGTTCTCGCGGCGCTGATGCTGGCGGTCGCGGCCGGCCTCGTTGCCGGGGGGGCCCGGTGGGGGCGGCGCTCGCCGCCGGGCATCAGAGCCTGACCTTCGCGCTGCTCGCCGGGCTTGGCGGGGCCGCCCTCGGCCTGCTCTGGGCCGCCACAGCGGTTGCCCTGGGCGAGCGGGCGGAGCGGGCGATGATGGCGCCCGCCATCGCCCTGGCCGGCCTGCCCCTGGCGCTGGCCCTGCCGCTGGCCGGCGGGCTGCTGGGCCCGGAACGCGGGCTGGCGCCGATGGCCGTGATGACGGCCCTGATCGCCGCCCCGGCGGTGGCCGCCATCGCGCGGGACGAGCTGCGCGCCCTGCTGCGGCGAGAGTTCCTGAGCGCCGTCCAGGCCGCCGGAATACCCAATGGGCGCCGGCTGCGCCGCCACATCCTGCCCAACGCGGTCCTGCCGCTCGCCGCGGCGGCCTGGACGGCCCTTCCCCGCGCCCTGATGGCGGAAAGCCTCGCCAGCCTGCTCGGCCTCGGCCTGCCCGACGGTGTGACCGGCTGGGGGACCGCCATCGGCGCGGCGGCGCGGTCGGGCGACGGCACCGCGCTGGCCGGGCCGGCGCTGCTTCTGGCGCTGACCCTGTGGGCGCTGCACGGGGTCGGCGACGGGATGCGGCTGGCCTTCGCCACGGCCGGGGGGCGCCGGTGAGCGGATCGGGAGAGAGTGCGCCGCTGCGGGTGGAGGGGCTGTCCCTGCTGACCGGCCGCGACATCCTGCTCGACCGGCTGAGCTTCGCCGTCGAGTCCGGGGCGGTGCTGGCCCTGTCGGGCGGCGCCGGGGCGGGCAAGACGCTGCTGCTGCGCGCGCTGGCCGGGCTGGCCCCGAAGGGCGTCACGGTGCTGGGGGACATCCACATCCGGGGGCGGCGTATCCTGGTGACCCAGGACGGCGCCCTGGACCCGCTGCGCACGCTCGGCGCCCAGTTTGTGGATCTGCTAGCCCGCCAGTCGGGACTGGACGAGCGCACCGCCCTGCGCCGCGCCGCCGAGGCGCTGGAGCGCTTCCAGGTGCCCGCCGCGGCGCGCCAGCTGGCGCTCCACCCGCACGAGCTGGGCGAGGCGCTGCGCTGGCGCGCCGCGCTGGCGCTGGCCATGGCGGCGGAGCCGGCGCTGCTGCTCGCCGACGCCCCCGCCGCCGCGCTCGACCCCACCCAGCGCGCCCGCCTGCTGGGCGATCTCGCCGCCTGGACGCGGGAGACGGGAACGGCGCTGCTGCTGGCCGGACGCCCCCAGGGCGACCCGGCCCGCTCCGGTCTGGCCGACCGCCGGCTGTGTCTTGCCCGAGGCCGCCTGGAGGCGCCGGCGGAGGGCCCCGCCCCCGCCCCGCCCCCGGCGGAGCCGGCGCCCTCCGGCCCGCCCGTTCTGTCGGTGCGCGAC
Proteins encoded:
- a CDS encoding COX15/CtaA family protein, which translates into the protein MTDITAPALAGKDVRDPASTRPIAYWLLVCCGMVFAMAVIGAITRLTESGLSMVEWKPLIGILPPLSEAEWNRVFGLYQTTPEFRIYNSAMDLAAFKQIFWWEWFHRFWGQLIGFVFLIPFLRFWVNGRIPAALWPKLAGLFLLGGLQGVIGWYMVKSGLVDRPDVSHYRLALHLGTAILIYGLLLRTALGILDPLPLAGWATESGRLRKHARWALGLTGVTIVWGAFVAGTDAGLAYNTFPLMAGHVIPPEVANLTPWWINLFENTAAIQLTHRALALLTGLVVLGLALRVWVARLPGRAGRVALLTAAMVLVQIGLGIATLLSFVWIPLGAAHQAGAILLVSGLVWLLHELRPVRVPKR
- the phaZ gene encoding polyhydroxyalkanoate depolymerase produces the protein MLYHLYDLQHAALRPMRLLAEATQHTFQNPFSPVSYTRVGRAMAAGAELLERTTRRFPKPEFGLKTTVVNGETVAVTERVAHRKPFCNLLHFAKPEGTPAQPRVLLVAPMSGHHATLLRGTVAALLADHDVFVTDWIDARLVPLARGRFDLDDYIDTVTELIRFLGPQTHVIAVCQPAVPVLAAVSLMAAGDEAVQPRSMTLMGGPIDPMANPTVPVKLAATHPLSWFERNVITTVPAYYPGGFRQVYPGFIQLSGFMSMNLDRHIGEHVGLFRHLVRGDGDSAEQHRRFYDEYLSVMDLSAEFYLQTIETVFQKHSLANGTMESRGRKVEPAAIRRTAVMTVEGELDDISAPGQTESAHRLCASLPDEMRARHFQKGVGHYGIFNGRRWRESIMPAVREFIRKHD
- a CDS encoding endonuclease/exonuclease/phosphatase family protein, giving the protein MIRFSRERVQRIASALRAARVRRPKRRVDSRSGPVPEGMAPLRVATWNIHSCVGLDARFAPDRIAEVIKELDVDLVGLQEVGWHHRGESGLDQFAFLERATGLKAHAGPTKHNAHAHYGNAILTRLPVLKCEPIDLSVGRREPRGGIDVIVEVEGRPVRIIVAHLGLDPWERARQVGAIVDRLEEQPALPTLFMGDLNEWAPNSPRLRKLAEAFPDWASPRSFHARMPTLRLDRIYVNNGLTIPSYEVVRTVLTRRASDHLPVRATVAVP
- a CDS encoding VTT domain-containing protein, which translates into the protein MPTPAGIPVQPRPMPDQPSLPTPPDPTLTQALSRAAADPLLVPGSTCWRVERAERVGVIVDAEDYFALAKAAMRQARRSIYLTAWDFDARIRLTPQARHPRRPDKLGNLLNWLAATRPDLTIHVLKWDFAELFDLARWSQPLFLRGWLSHPRLQYRLDGDHPAGACHHQKMLVIDDRLAFCGGLDITANRWDTRAHRADEPLRRQPDGTPYEPFHDLMMAVDGDAARALGDLFRERWRRATGCVLSPPAMDIPGGGGGLADGKRPRRLRLKARRAGPDSPDPWPQQLVPLLRNMPVGIARTEPGYNGRAEVREVEALYTAAIAAAERFIYLESQYFASVAVAEALKARLAEPDGPEVVVVNSARTSSWLENTVMLGARARLVKELREADRHGRFRFYVARTESAKTGSVGITIHAKVMVVDDRLLRIGSANLNNRSMGLDTECDLALEAPQGKAEGREARLAIAGVRDDLIAEHLGVAPDSVAAELRRSGSLIRTVEALSRPGGRTLELLEDADPGLLAAAVADSMLFDPERPVSAADIVWRVLPSRIPRRHHWLALGVILAVVGGVWGLWNHTPLRDWATLDTVLEAFERLRESAFGPLWLILLYVAGGFVLFPVLLLIAATAIALGPWMGFPTALAGVLASAAALFWVGRLTGRRPIERYGGAVVRRASGALGERGVLAMAALRVVPVAPFTVVNLVAGASRIRFADYLFGTILGMAPGILVFNLLGHQLERVLTEPTPTDMVLLGLAAVTALGLGWAGNRLVRALAARRPTAGPATGEAAKGDQQR
- a CDS encoding ABC transporter permease subunit; its protein translation is MLSLALRRVLAVVPALLGLALAAGVVAALAGPGWASALGAVLAALPATLALVLPALALGTVLGALLGVMGGAGGAVLGGLGPAMPGFLLAAVFAATAATAPVLLALAALALPAAAQAAALAGRARAGAEDTVLLAARGRGVDGPALLWRLALPLGLSAAAGGLRSAVAGTVTGAVAVESLSGTGLSGAGRLFVEAALAGDTGMAVAALAGLFALALLLNALGGALHGRLDPRARMA
- a CDS encoding ABC transporter permease subunit; its protein translation is MGAALAAGHQSLTFALLAGLGGAALGLLWAATAVALGERAERAMMAPAIALAGLPLALALPLAGGLLGPERGLAPMAVMTALIAAPAVAAIARDELRALLRREFLSAVQAAGIPNGRRLRRHILPNAVLPLAAAAWTALPRALMAESLASLLGLGLPDGVTGWGTAIGAAARSGDGTALAGPALLLALTLWALHGVGDGMRLAFATAGGRR